A window from Oreochromis aureus strain Israel breed Guangdong linkage group 16, ZZ_aureus, whole genome shotgun sequence encodes these proteins:
- the stat4 gene encoding signal transducer and activator of transcription 4 isoform X5 — MTKLKYATNPAVMARVISTCLREERRILSSACMQEQGPLEKSLQNSVAFERQKNMDNRVGIIRGSVQLMDQAVKYIEDMQDDFDFRYKTLQSRESTDRNSDVMKQEVTRLQEMLNRLDFKRKEILSKMDVVIKEIDDLMTSQLNPELQDWKRRQQIAAIGGPLLTGLEQLQSWFTLTAQSLFQIKRQLDKLGELVVKVTYESDPIPLQKPQMEERVKYLIYHLIKSSFVVEKQPCMPTHPQKPLIIKTGVQFTTKVRLLVKLPEVDYQLKVKTTFDKDLPPGRVSRQFFILTNNTKVMDIEDYSNGCLSVEFRHLQLKEKKYINGTKGNEGLLSVTEELHSLSFEACFTVQGLTIDLETCSLPLVVISNVSQLPGGWASVMWYNLLTDEPRNLAFFGNPPRASWSQLSEVLSWQFSTFAGRGLNKEQLTMLGEKLFGQHASCSDYQVSWSKFSKENIPGKPFSFWMWLDSILELIKKHLLPVWNENYIMGFVSKEMERALLKDKEPGTFLLRFSESHLGGITFTWVEHGDNGEVKFNSVEPYTKNRLSALPFADIIRDYKVISDGVVPENPLKFLYPDIPKDEAFGRLYNSQPSKVHPYIPSTLIPISEMRSNASTTPRSCQSPEPPMTPGEFDMLNEHLCFDIDTMSSPYSE, encoded by the exons gGTCCTCTGGAGAAGTCTTTGCAGAACTCTGTGGCGTTTGAGAGGCAGAAGAACATGGACAACAGAGTTGGGATCATCAGGGGCAGCGTGCAG TTGATGGACCAGGCTGTGAAATACATCGAGGACATGCAGGATGACTTTGATTTCCGCTACAAGACCCTGCAGTCTCGAG AATCAACCGATAGAAACTCTGAcgtgatgaaacaggaagtaacaagaCTACAGGAAATGCTAAATCGGCTTGACTTTAAAAGGAAG GAGATTTTATCAAAGATGGACGTTGTGATCAAAGAGATTGACGACCTGATGACCTCTCAGCTCAACCCCGAGCTGCAGGACTGGAAACGAAGGCAGCAGATCGCTGCCATCGGGGGTCCTCTGCTCACCGGGCTGGAGCAGCTGCAGAGCTG GTTCACCCTGACTGCCCAGAGCCTTTTCCAGATCAAGCGTCAGCTGGACAAACTGGGGGAGCTGGTGGTGAAGGTGACCTATGAGAGCGACCCAATACCCCTGCAAAAGCCTCAGATGGAAGAGAGAGTGAAATATCTCATTTACCATCTTATCAAGAG CTCATTTGTGGTGGAGAAGCAGCCATGCATGCCCACACATCCACAAAAACCCCTCATCATCAAGACTGGAGTGCAGTTCACCACCAAAGTCAG ACTCCTGGTTAAACTTCCAGAAGTGGATTATCAGCTGAAAGTGAAAACAACATTTGACAA GGACCTCCCCCCGGGCAGAGT AAGTCGTCAGTTTTTCATCCTGACCAACAACACTAAAGTTATGGACATTGAGGACTACTCAAACGGCTGCCTCTCAGTGGAGTTCAGACATCTG CAGCTGAAAGAGAAGAAATACATCAACGGCACCAAAGGGAATGAG ggccTGCTCTCTGTGACAGAAGAACTTCACTCTCTCAGTTTTGAGGCCTGCTTCACGGTGCAGGGCCTCACCATCGACCTGGAG ACGTGTTCCCTGCCGCTCGTTGTGATTTCCAATGTGAGCCAGCTTCCTGGCGGCTGGGCCTCCGTCATGTGGTACAACCTCCTGACTGATGAGCCGAGG AACCTGGCTTTCTTTGGGAACCCTCCTCGGGCCAGCTGGAGCCAGCTCTCTGAGGTCCTCAGCTGGCAGTTCTCCACTTTTGCTGGGCGAGGCCTCAACAAAGAGCAGCTCACCATGCTGGGAGAAAAGCTCTTTG GTCAACATGCCTCCTGCAGCGACTATCAAGTCTCCTGGTCCAAGTTTTCCAAG GAGAATATTCCAGGGAAGCCGTTCAGCTTCTGGATGTGGCTCGACTCGATCCTGGAGCTCATCAAGAAGCACCTGCTGCCGGTCTGGAATGAGAA CTACATCATGGGATTTGTGAGTAAAGAGATGGAGCGAGCTTTGTTGAAGGACAAAGAGCCAGGCACGTTCCTGTTACGCTTCAGCGAGAGCCACCTCGGCGGAATCACCTTTACCTGGGTGGAGCACGGCGATAACG GTGAGGTGAAGTTTAACTCTGTGGAGCCTTACACTAAAAACCGGCTCAGCGCGCTTCCGTTCGCCGACATCATTCGAGACTACAAAGTGATCTCAGATGGGGTTGTCCCCGAAAACCCGCTCAAGTTCCTCTACCCCGACATCCCCAAAGACGAGGCCTTTGGGCGGCTTTACAACAGCCAGCCCAGCAAAG TGCATCCTTACATCCCATCAACCCTGATCCCCATCTCAGAAATGCG CTCCAACGCGAGCACCACCCCGCGGTCGTGTCAGTCTCCGGAGCCCCCGATGACACCTGGAGAGTTTGACATGCTCAATGAGCACCTGTGCTTCGACATCGACACC ATGAGCTCTCCGTATTCAGAgtaa